The Lathyrus oleraceus cultivar Zhongwan6 chromosome 5, CAAS_Psat_ZW6_1.0, whole genome shotgun sequence genome includes the window TCCCTCATTTCCGATTCCCTATACCAACGCGATTGCAAGTGTTTAAGGGTTAGGGTTTAGGGTAAAACCGAAATCAAACATCATAATGAACATAAATTTTTTTACCTATTCTTTAAATATATCAGATTTTGATGAATGGCTTCCACTGCTCCATCAAGTTTCCTTAGCTCAAGTTCAACTCCCTTAAGCCATTGTCCAAAACAAATCTCATTAAACACTTCAATAGAGAGAGAGAATGAGtgaaatttatttatttattaccTCAATTTTATCTTTTTTTGCAACGGCGTCCCAATCTTTGGCAGAGATTCCAGTTTTCCAATCAAGGCTGATTGAGGTACCATCTACATTTTTACTATCCATCCAAAAGCATGCTACGTAGCTCCCACTCTCAGTAGTTGTAAATGCAAATTGGCCTTGAGTGACATTTTCATTGTTGTGAAGATTATTTCCATATGGAGATGTTACCTGGGATAAAAGGTCAGACATGTATTAGAACAACATTGTTAAATCGAACAATTCATTACCTCGGATGAAATTGTATTGAAAGAATTTTAGATTTTAAGCCGGTCTAACTCAATATACAAAACCGACTTCTAAATAAGGATTGTTTTCCACTTACAAACATATTTTTAGATCATATCTCAAATATTTTTAAACCATATTTCAGTCCATGTAAAGTTTTTTAAGATTAAAATCTGGACTGAGTATTAGAAGATGATGATTGTTAAAACTCTTTAATAATGCTCCAAGAAGAAGACAAAATGGTTAATGGCAATAATGATGTAACTCTCATAACTCCCAAAACCATGAAAGTAGGAGGAAAGAGATAGGGCTATAAATACACTAGAAGATGACCAAAAAAACATCCCTTATATTGAGACTTTATTTGTACATGGTCGACAAGGTCACAAATTTCTTCAGAATACCCGGTATCCATTACACCGGTACTATCCGAGATTAACAACTTACAAATGTATTTATCGAATCTTATTTAAGTCTATATGaattttagttgttttattggAACACCCAAACATTTGCATGTGAGAAATCCATAAACCACCAACGAACTTTCATTTATCACAAATTTAAATGTGATTAACCACAATTATTAAATGCTGAAATTCATATAGTTGAGCCCCAGTGGCTAACCATTAAGCATATATCCTAATTTAACACCATAAAATTTCTAGAGCAACTAAGAAATTTGGTCCTAAATTTGCTAAAAACAAAATTAAGAGCATACTTTGACAAAATTAAGCATTAAGTtcaaacaaaaaaagaaaaggatTTACATAAGCTAAAACACACCTTGGCAGAAATAGTAGGAAGTGGATGACCCTTGATATTATCAGCAACAACATAGTAATCGGCTAAAACGACAACATGTGTTTGGATTTCCTGGGACACGCACTTAGTTCCTGAACTGGGGAGAGTTAACCAAAGGGCCTTAGTTTGAGGGAGGTTAAAAAGAGAGATGAAGCATAACAACGAAACCAGAGCGATTTGGGTTACAGAACATGGGTTGAAGCTTTTTGCCATTTCCGGAAGACACGTTGACCGTGGAATAAAACAGGATACTCAAAACCAAATGGTTCAGATCTAACAGAGAGAAGGAAATAAAGTTGGCGTGTGTAAGAAAAATAGATTTTATCATCAAGATTCTTTAATGTTTTAGTTTAAGTTAAATTTAAAACcaaaataattattaaaaaaatcattGTTAATTAgctttttatttaattttaaaataacTTTACTTTCAATCACAAAATCATAACAATAAATTATATAacttatattttttttaaatgttatTATGTCATCACCAAAGATCATATTGTCTATCACTATTTCAACAACATAAACATATCGGGGGAGAATATGTTCTAAGTATTTGTTCCGTATGAATTTTTTTTTATCCTATTGATCCCTTGGTTGAATTCTTAGTTAAATCTAATGGGACATAAACTTTTAGCTCGGTTCTGTTGAGTGTGAATATGAAAGTAGAAAAATGATCCAGAAGGTGGTGAATAGACCCAATTTAAAATTCAATTGTCATTTTTGAAATCAAGGTGTTTTTCAAAAATAATTGTGAGCGGAAGGTTTGATGCGAAAATGTGAAAATTATACTGCTTGAATTTTGATCAAGTTAATACAGATCGTTTCACAAATAGCAAAGATGAATATGAGAATATATTCAATTGTGTAATTCACAAGAAGTGTTTACACAATGATTCATTGAATGAGATTCTAATGTCAATTTGTTTCTCAGAAAATTAATCACCAATCTAGCTTAAAAAGTTATTCAATTCCAATAAAACCTAATGTTTATGTAATAAATCGCTATCAATGTGTAAACGATATACTACGATGGAATTGAAATACCTAAGCATACAAATACTATAAAATTAAATGCaagagtaagagagagagagagagagagagagagagagagagagagagagagagagagagagagagagagagagagaaatgacGTCGAGATTTATAGTGCTTCGGCGTTCGTCCTCGGCTTTCCTATGTgcactcttcaatggtttctcaTTAGAACCTGCATAATTCCTTGTTATTTGACAAACACTTgcaagagttcatacaatcaccaatCCACAATACAACTGAAAAAATACAATCTCCTATTTAGATCTTGACTTGTATACAGCACACTCCCAAACTCTTCTACGTAATCTTTACTCAAATTACGTTTCTTGAATCTTCCAATATCATCAATCTGCTACAAGCCTTCGTCTGTAGCTATCAACCCCTTGATACTACCGATTTATTGAGCGATGAATTATCTGAAGATATGAGAAGAACTCTGCCTTATCCGTAGCCTTCTACACAATCACTACTAAGGCAATTCTGGAGAGAATAACCTACTTTTTTTCAATGGAATTTGTCACCACCATTGACAATCACCCCAATCTTGCAAACAACCTGAAAAACTCCACCATATCTCCAAGAACGATTAGCTTCAAGGACGCGTCTCCTCCAATCAATTACGAATCTCTCGTTATTAAGATCTGAACCAAATTGAATTTGAAGATGCAAGAATCTCGTTGCAAGACTTTGAACACTCAAAGCAGAGGAAATTGGTTTTTCACTAAATCACACT containing:
- the LOC127084093 gene encoding transmembrane emp24 domain-containing protein p24delta3, producing MAKSFNPCSVTQIALVSLLCFISLFNLPQTKALWLTLPSSGTKCVSQEIQTHVVVLADYYVVADNIKGHPLPTISAKVTSPYGNNLHNNENVTQGQFAFTTTESGSYVACFWMDSKNVDGTSISLDWKTGISAKDWDAVAKKDKIEGVELELRKLDGAVEAIHQNLIYLKNRESEMREVSEATNGRVAWLSIMSLGVCVSVSVLQLWYLRRYFQKKKLI